The Phalacrocorax carbo chromosome 28, bPhaCar2.1, whole genome shotgun sequence genome segment CTGGGACcagcaccttccccagcacGATACTCACGTGGTGATGGCGGTGGTGGATGTTAACTTCATCATCGTCCTCATCCTCATCTTCATCGTTGACGATCACGGTGCGGACCAGTTTCCTCATGGCCACCTCCTGCAGGGGACGGGAAAGGAGTTGGGGGGTTTCGGTGTCTGCCAACCCCCCTGCGCCCCGAGTGGTGCTGCTGTCGGGTTCTCACCTCCCCGTTGGAGTTGATCAGGGCAGTGCGCAGGCTGTCCCCGgagccccagctgctctgggctTTCCACACCACATTGCTGGGGGGGCTATGGGTCGCCCCAGCCCCCGACGCCCAGATCTAGggagaaaagcacagagaaaagcaatgtCCCAGGTCTGCAGAGTCCAGACCCCGGGAATGTGGGTCtgaccccccaaaaaagccacATGCCAAGGAGCCTGTGCCCTGGCTCCAGCTGCTCTGTGTCACCAACAGCCTGGCTGGGTTTGGGATCGCAGCTGGATCCTTCACCAGGCAGTGACTCACCGTGACCACCTGGCCAGCCTTCAGGGTGAATTTTGGGGGGAAGCGGTAGGTGATGGGGGGATCATCCCCATTCTGCCGCTTGATCTGCCAGTTCCCCATCGCCTGGtcctggagagagagagagcagcaaCCATGAGATCCCCTGATTCCTCCCCGGCTTGTCCCAGTTCACCTCCTGCCCATGGGGTGAAGCGGGGCCGAACCACACCCCCAGGGATCCCAGGGATCCTCCCTGAAGGCAAACGCACCTCGTTGGACTTGTTCCTGAGACGGACGAATCTGCCCTCCAAGTCCACCTCCTCCACGCCAACGCGGCCGCTTGTCCGGGCATGGTGGGAGAAGCTGGTCCGACTCTCGCTGTCCTCCAGCTTCCTCTTCTTGGAGGAGCCCGGGGTGGACATGTGGCTACGGGATGCACCTTTGTGGGAGGAAGGGCTGGGGGACAGCCTcagcctgggcagggggagaaggcGAGACGGAGCCAGTGAGGACACGAGGGCTGGAACCCGCAGAGCCCACCAGGTACAGTGCCCTGTGCTCACCGCTCCTCCTCGCCCTCCAGCAGCTTGCGGTAGGCATTGATCTCCATGTCCAGAGCCAGCTTGATGTCCAGGAGCTCCTGGTACtcatccagctgctgctgcatgcgTGCCCGCATCTCGGCCATCTCCCGCTCCTTGTCGGAGAGCAGGCGCCGGTTGGTCTCGCGTTCCCGGGCCAGAATATCCTCCAAATCGTGCAGCTTCGCCTCCTTGGCGGCCAGctgtgtggggagggaaggtgAGGGTGGCTGCTCCACCTGGGGCCATCCCCAGGAGGGGACCATCCCCGGCGGTGGATACCCAGCAGAATCCCTTGGTCCTGACTcacctgcttctgcagctggctGACTTCAGAGGAGAGGCTGTCGATGCGGATGTGGGTTTGCTGCAGCTCCTCGTGGGCAGCACCCACCATGTTGCTGTTCCTCTCAGCCGACTGCTTGGCATTCTCCAGCTGGAGGGCAGGACGGGTGGGTTagcatccccagcaccccctgcccaccagcaccccgCGGGGCAGGGTGGGAAGAGGACGGCGGCGCGCAGGTGCTGCTCACCTTCGCCCCGTAGGTCTTCTCCAGTTCTTCTTTGTAAAGCCTGATCTGGGCTTCGTGCTGGCTCCGCAGCTCCTGCAAGGCTTCGGAGAGCTTGCTCTCAAACTCCCGCTGCCGCCCGTTGTCGATCTCCACCAGCCGGGTCTCATGGCGGCGCTTGGTCTCCCGCAGCTCCTGCGGACAGGTCAGGGGACACGGTGTCACCTCGGGGTGGGGTTGGCTTGGGGACGGGGACACGACACACAGGGAGCGTTATCCCAAGCGAGCCCAGCACCacggcggcgcggcgcggctcaCCTCACTGTAAATGTTTTTCTGGAATTCAAGCTCTTCCTTCAGCGTCTGCAGCCGGTTCTCGGCATCCACGCGGCGCAGCATCTcatcctgcagctgcttcttgGCTTCGCTCAGGGCgctttccagctgcagggaaTTGAGAAGGGCCGTCACGGCGGGCTCCTGGGGACTGTCTAGGCACAGCACCCAGCGCCAGCCGAGGACCCACCGCCCAGCCATGCCCTTGTCCCACAGAGGGgacctgggggggtccctggagcAGTTGGGGACGGGGCTGCCACCGCTCACCTTGGCCACCTGTGCTTTCAGGTCCCGCACTTCAGACTCCAGATTCCTCTTCTCGCCCAGGGCAGTGGAGAGCGCAGCCTCCTTGGAGTTAAGCAAAGCCTCCACATCCTTGAGGCGTGCCTGGGCAGTCAGCAGGTCCCCTTCCTTCTTGGCATTCCTGCAACGCACCGGACGGCACAGGTGAGCGGCACAGCAGGGACAAACCATGCATTGCACCCTGCACCCGCGCCCCAAGCACACGGAGCATCACCCCTCCGATTGTCCCCACAAGAGCCGCAGGATTGTACCTAACAGCCACCCACCACAGGGGCCGGCTGGTCCCGCACCGCTTTAGCGGCTGGAAACCAGAAAAGGCTGGGAAAAGCTGGCTGAGCAGGAGGTGTCTCAGGGCTGTAAGGCCCGGGTGCAATACGCACACCCACGGCAGGCTGTTACCCACTAGAGGTCAGTGCGGACCAGGCCGGTGCCAGGGCGGCACGGTGTGGCATGGCACGGTGCAGCGTGGCATGGCTTGGTGTGGCACGGTGTGGCATGGCACGGTGTGGCATGGCGTGGAACAGTGCAGCATGGCATGGCTTGGTGTGGTGTGGCACGGTGTGGCATGGCACGGTGCAGCGTGGCATGGCTTGGTGTGGTGTGGCACGGTTTGGCATGGCACGGTGCAGCGTGGCATGGCTTGGTGTGGCACAGTGTGGCGTGGCACGGTGTGGCATGGCGTGGAACAGTGCAGCATGGCATGGCTTGGTGTGGTGTGGCACGGTTTGGCATGGCACGGTGCAGCGTGGCATGGCTTGGTGTGGCACGGTGTGGCGTGGCACGGTGTGGCATGGCGCAGTGCAGCATGGCATGGCTTGGTGTGGTGTGGCACGGTGTGGCATGCTGTGGTGCGGCACGGTGTGGCGTGGCTTGGTGTGGCACAGTGTGGCGTGGCACGGTGTGGCATGGCGTGGAACAGTGCAGCGTGGCATGGCTTGGTGTGGCACAGTGTGGCGTGGCACGGTGTGGCGTGCTGTGGTGTGGCACGGTGTGGCATGGTTTGGCTCGGTGCAGCGTGGCATGGCTCAGTGCGGCACGGAGTGGCGTGGCACGGTGCGGCACGGCGTGGAACAGTGCAGCGTGGCATGGCTTGGTGTGGCACGGTGTGGTGTGGCACGGTGTGGCACGGCACGGTGCAGCGTGGCATGGCTTGGTGTGGCACAGTGTGGCGTGGCACGGTGAGGCGTGCTGTGGTGTGGCACAGTGTGGCACAGTGTGGCTCAGTGCAGCATGGCATGGCTCAGTGCGGCACGGTGTGGCACAGCGTGGAACAGTGCAGCATGGCATGGCTTGGTGTGGCACGGTGTGGCGTGGCATGGCGTGGTGCAGCACAGTGTGGCACAGTGTGGCACAGTGCAGCATGGCATGGCTCAGTGCGGCACGGTGTGGTGTGGCACGGTGTGGCACGGTGTTGTGGCGTGGCTCAGTGCAGCATGGTGTGGCTTAGTGTGGCACGGTGTGGCACAGTgcagcatggcatggcatggtgAGGCACAGTGTGGCACGATGTGGCGTGGCTTGGTGTGGCGTGGTGTGGCACGGTGTGGCATGCTGTGGTGCGGCACGGTGTGGCGTGGCTTGGTGTGGCACAGTGCAGCGTGCGTGGCTCGGTGTGGCACAGCGTGGCTCAGAGCAGCATGCTGTTGCGTGGCACAGCGTGGCACGGCACGGTGCAGCACAGTGCGGCGTGGCACAGTCCGGCATGGCGTGGCACGGTGCAGCGTGGCGTGATACGGTGGAGCGCGGTGCGGCGCGGTGCAGAACGGTGCTGCGTGGTgcggcagcagctggggagggccgagggtgctgcagggtgcagAAGCTCCCCTGTAGCCAGAATTGCCCTACTTAGCTGGCAGCGGCAGCGCAGAGAAACCCGCGACACCTCGTCAGTGCTGGGAGCTCTCCCTGGAGCAGACGGAGGGTGTGGGCCGAtgagccggggccgggggctgccccaggTGTGGACGGGTGTCACCATGAGCTCCCTTGGTGGGTGCAGAGCAGCAATACCAGCCCGCTCTGGCCCGAGGCCGGgctcagccccctcccagcacaggaCTGCGATGGGTCTCCCATCCTCCAGCACTGCTGTGCAACCTCAGAGCCCCCGCACCATCCCCTGCCTCCATTTCCCCCCTTGCTTTTTAAGCCCTCTGGCAGCAGGTCAAGGCCGTTTCTCACAGACAGCAGCCTTGAGACACGTCGCTGTGTGCCTAGGCAATTTGATCCAACTAAACCACCAAAACGCAACCTGATGCTATTTCGGTAGGgcctataaaaagaaaagacccAATGCTCTTTCTGAGGCACCCAGCGGCCATCAGCGCTGGGGTGGCtcacactgccggctcatggCAGAGATTGTCACCCCACCTCCCTCAAAATCGGGTGTAGGACTCGTGGCGGCCGGCTGCGGTGCCCCCTCGGCCGTGGGCGAGCGCTGGCTGCAGGCTGGCGCGCGGTGCACATTCCTGGGGCGGTGAGCATGCACCCGCGCTCTTAGGTCATGAGTAAAAGAAATACCAGGGAGGGGCTTGTGGCAGAGACGCTGCTcagcctgccccagctgcaggatccagccccagggcaggacGGGGGACGTCAGCAGCAAGATGCTGAGGAGGTGGTTTgactcctctcctcctgcccacaAGGAACCGGGACCCCAGGATGGCAGGAATTGGCATTCCCAGACTTGCACGTATGTGGGAAGCTCTTTGCTCGGCCAAGAGCagattttttctgcatttctttctgacCTGACCCAGCAGGGAGAACTTTTTCCTGAGATACTCACGCAGCGTGAGGCCCTGCTATACCCGATTAGCCCCCTTCTGCGGGGGTCCTGCTCGCCAGAGCCGGCAGCCCGAGCACCGCGCCAGCGGGTACTTCCCGTGCAACCCGCTCCTTTCATGCCAGTGACTCATAGGACAAAAATGCCATCTGGGAGCAGACCCGGAGCCTCCTCGGCTCATTCCAAGCAACATTTGAGGCTGAGTTTTCCCATCTGGCGGTGGCTCGCCCTTGCAGCCAGCGTGGCCACCCCGGCACTGCCAGCAGGGTTTAATCCTGCTGTCCTTGATCGAGGTAACCACCGCTTAACTCTGGGAAGGGCTTGCCCTTGGCGTTTTGCTTCTGTAGCTCTTTGCTCCCCGCGTCGGCTGCAGACACTTGGGTACAGCCGGGGGTCACTGGCTCGTCGGGGTGGTGCCCGTGGCATGCACAGTGCCAGGCATATCCTGAAGCCTCCGGCTCTTTAGGGGACACCAGTGCTATTTATAAGTGAAATACGGAGGGGAAAATGCTCCGACTAGGTGGTTAACACTTGTGTCTCCGCAGCGGTGACAGATTCACCCTCTCCAGGGACTGCAGGGATTTTGCTCAGGGCAAAATGCACCAATGCCTAGAAAGCCCCATGGTAAGTCCCACAAGActtgaggacaaaccccttttCCTTAAAAGCCTCCCGTGCTCGGCTCCGCGTTACACCAGGGAGGAGCAGAGACGGCAGCTCGGAGGCTGGGCTGCAGCGGCggtggctgcagggctgagTTCGGGAGCGGTtttgcaggcaggagaggggcgAGACGAATCCTGTCCTGTCCTTTCCTCCAGCAAGTCCGGAGGTCTGCGTGACACAGCCCTCTGGGACCTGAGCATCTCCCCCCACGTTCCTTCAAAACACAGCAGCCTCCAGACAGGATTTCAGCACATCTGCAAGACTCCTCCAGCGCCAGGGACCCCTGTGCCCACCGGTCCGCGCAAGCCCTGGTGATCCCCGCTCCTGCCCAGCCAGGGTTTGGGTCTTCCCCTCGCCTCCCGTCAGgtcctgcttttatttcccctgCAACGTCCCGGGCTCCAGCTGGCGCTgggctaaaaataaaaactttcacGGCAGCTGCGTCGCTCCCGCTTCCCTTGGCAAGGGGACAAACAGggaccttcctcctcctcccgggGGGTTTCACTCGtctccccatcctgcctgcTAGAGCCGAAAAGATCCCAAATCCTCTGCCAGCCAAAAGGGAAGCAGAGATCCACCCCGAAGGGCTGCGTGCCTGCGGCCAAGGGCTCAGCATCCTGCAGGATCTAACCCCCTGTGCCAGGAGAGTCGGGTGTAAAAACAAGCATTTATCAAAGCCAAGAGGAGAAAACACAACAGAGGCACCAAATCCTCAAGAAACAAATGTCTCAAGAGAAAAGATGGAGGGAAAAGGGGCCtcaagacattttatttttagcctttaaaagcaggaaggagaaaaaaaaaaaaagaaaattgcagctgagctgccagAAAATCCAAATGTTAATGGAAAGTTGGACCTCCTCTGACTGTACTCAGCACAGGCACAGCAACAAGCCTGCAAAGCTCATGCGATGGCTTCAAAAAGGGCCAGGGCTGAAGACCCCTGGGGTGGTCGGTCCCTGCAGAAGGTTCAGCGACAGCCCCCGGGATCTGCTATTGCTCCCCTTCACTCTGTCCCGAAATACCAGCCCAGAAACCTGGCAGATCTGGGCACTCCCTCTGGAAAAGCTGAGACAGGCGAGAGCCGCCGGAGCTCACGGGAGGCGAGCAGCTTCGGGCGCgagccctgccaggctggcGGGAAGGTGCCAACCCTCTCCGAGAAGCCAAAGCCCACGAGATGCATTTTAGGAAACACCCTTTGGTTTCACCCTACTACTCATCACCACAAGCCATTTGGGAAGCACGAGGCCGCTCCCGCAGCTGCCGTTCAGCGTTCGCATGCGCGAAGGGGGGACCAACGGGGTGGGATGGAGCCAGTGGGAGAAACAGGcattcccctccttccctgcctcccgATCGCAGCCGCCCCACCCCAGAGAAGGTGCCGAGTCAGGGGAGCTCGCAGCCTCATGCCCCATCTAGAAATCTTTTTGCAAGTCTGCAAATCCCCAGGGACTGCGGGGTTTCTTTCTCACCTTGCTGTCACGGAGCCAGGTGACGCACCAGCCCGCTCCCCTGCAACCCAGCCACAGGACTGGGGAAATGCTACTCCCAAAAAGGCTTTGCGACATATTTACAGGTTGGGAAACTGAGGCGAGAGAGGCATCGTGTGCCCAAGGAGGTTTGTGATGGAGCCGATTGCTGGGAGGACCCAGAAAACCGGCTCTGCCCCACCTTGAGCTTGTTGCTCTGCACTGTGCTGCCTCCAGCACCCGGGGTGGGTGGCGGGGTCCGCTCCCCCATCACAGGGATTGCTCCCCTGCAAAAAAAGACAAGGGTCCCACAGGGCAAGCAGCAGGGACGGCATGAGGAAAGGCGGTCTCGGGAAAATGTCTGCGGTGGGGCAATGGGAATGTGGCAAAGCAACTTCTCCCAGCTCGTGACTCATCTGTGCCGCTGTGCCTTTGCCAAATCACCAGGATAAACGTAAGCTGGTCTCCTAGCAGGGAAGCTGTAAATAGCCAGCGCGATGTATAGCAGGGACAACATCTGCACGGAGCCAGCATCCTGTTAGGCACCAAAACCCCTGCCAAATGGCAGCCAGGGGATGCCAGTGCTGGCTGTGTTCAAGGATGCGTGGAAACAGTCCCCACCCTCCAGCATCAGCTGTGCCAAagccccctcccagtgccagggctggggccggCCATGCTGCACGCTCCTGGCACGCTCATCCCTGGGGCCGAGGGACTTGCTCAGCTCCAGGTGGCCCCAGCGCAGCGAGAACAGCTTGTTGGCATCTTCTAAGAGCTGGGCTTCCCCCTCCTGGAACTGGCATCCTAAAAACGAACCAAAACCGCTGCTTCGTTGGGAACCAAAGAGCATTTCGCAGGGATGCAAACGGACCCTTCAGTCTCAGGTTCCCAAAATCTTAGTCATTCCTGTCCCTCCACCAACCCCACCACCAGGAGCCTTGCTGGGAAGTGCGGGTGCATACAAAGTCCAGCGCGCCTGGATCCGATCATAGCTGATACCTCCAGGAATCAGCTCCAAATACACCCCACAAAGCCTTTAGGAGCTTGTCTCCTTTCGCTGGATACGCCGGAGCACACGCCTCACGCCCACGCAGCATCTCCCCGCAGCCTCGCCTCTCACGATGGAGAAAAGCGATTAGGCTTCACCAGCACTGCAACGAACTGATGCACGCGACCGCGGCGTGGACCGATGGCCCCCTCGCTGCTTAAAAGCCAGAAACATCGATTTCAGAGAATAAATAGTAGATTATAGAGCCTGGAGCACCCCACGCTGGCTGGGGAGCCCCGGTGTCACTCACTCCCCGTTCTGGGCTGTCACGCCAGCGCTGGTGACTCATCccagcctctgccagcagcccGAAATGGAAATCCCAAGTCATCAAGTGATGTTGCTGTTTGGGCCGAGTCCCCCCTAGTAACAGCAGGGCTCTGCGGTTTTGAAGATGTAAAAAGGGGTTTTGCTGGCTCCCATGTAGGAGTCGATGGGGGAACGGGCGGCACTtggctttcctctgcttttgggGGCCCCGGGTGAGGTTTGCATCAGGCGTAAATCTATGTCTGCATAGACAAGGGGCAGGATTTATTCT includes the following:
- the LMNA gene encoding lamin, which gives rise to MATPSQKRSTRSGASGTPLSPTRITRLQEKEDLQELNDRLAVYIDKVRSLELENAGLRLRITESEEVVSREVSGIKAAYESELADARKTLDSVAKERARLQLELSKVREEHKELKARNAKKEGDLLTAQARLKDVEALLNSKEAALSTALGEKRNLESEVRDLKAQVAKLESALSEAKKQLQDEMLRRVDAENRLQTLKEELEFQKNIYSEELRETKRRHETRLVEIDNGRQREFESKLSEALQELRSQHEAQIRLYKEELEKTYGAKLENAKQSAERNSNMVGAAHEELQQTHIRIDSLSSEVSQLQKQLAAKEAKLHDLEDILARERETNRRLLSDKEREMAEMRARMQQQLDEYQELLDIKLALDMEINAYRKLLEGEEERLRLSPSPSSHKGASRSHMSTPGSSKKRKLEDSESRTSFSHHARTSGRVGVEEVDLEGRFVRLRNKSNEDQAMGNWQIKRQNGDDPPITYRFPPKFTLKAGQVVTIWASGAGATHSPPSNVVWKAQSSWGSGDSLRTALINSNGEEVAMRKLVRTVIVNDEDEDEDDDEVNIHHRHHHGSCGGSGDPGEYNLRSRTVVCGTCGQPADKSGNQNTGVNTMSSGSSTSSVTVTRSYRSIGDSGSIGLGDSLVTRSYLLGNSNRRRQAQAVQNCSIM